TCAAAGCCTCATTTGAATTTCTGAATTCCATGTCAATGTGAGGTACCAAACCGGGCAGCAcattctctctaaaaaaaacatGAGCGGAAGACCATTGTAAATGCAGAGAAAAAAGGCTAGAAGTAACTAAAATTTGTGTGGTCTCATATCAGGAAAACAAACATGGAGTAGTACTTTTGTAAATGCATATACAACGTTAGCAGCAACAATAATGAAAAAGAACTTCAAATTTTGGTCTTACCATCAGCTATATTACATTGATTTGGAATTGGGAGTCAAACATCCAAAGGAACACCTTGAAATCGTGATCTCATATAAAAAGAGCAAACATGGAGTATTATTACTTATTGGGTTCATGGTGCTCTTCCTTCCCTTCATATTCCATCTTTACGAGAATAGATTAAGATCACTACTGACCTCTTCACACTGCTAATTGATCGCTTTTTTCCTCTCTGTTCGCGCCAAAACTAACATGCAGTAGCGCTTTTCCCTCCATCTTTTCCTCCCGCGACGGAATGACGAGCACGAGTGAGCGAGGGCCTCCTCACGTGGATGTTTTTGGGCTGAACTGGGCCGTGTGGAATCAGAGGTACCAATACACGAGAGCAAACAAGCGTTCGATCCAGTGGACGGCAGATACGGCACGATTGCATTCTGACGTAGCCCCAGCTACGTTAGAGGATCTGGTTCCCACCTCGTCGGCATTTTGGTATTGTCAACGCTGAAGCTTGTACCGTGCTGAATTTGGAGGATTGGCTTAGAGGGAGGTTAGGGATCATGGGATTTACCTCTAAGCCTGGTATCCATGAAAAACTCACGATCCTTAACATCCTGATCTCGAAACTCTAACCCTGGTGAAATCTGATATCAATTATAATAATGGCTAAATTTAGTCGCTTGACAGTTAGACTTTTGTGATAGTtgaaacaacaaaaatagattatttttttaattttttattgtttatatttttatttttctcctaATGCCctgatttttcctttttttcctaattttttctaattttctatttttcctgattttttcttatttttctattttcctaatttcttttttttttctgattggTCTACCACATGCGCCAAAGTACCACCACGTTAGTAAAACTACTGCTACGTCCATAAAAATCGGAGTGGTTTAGTATGTGAGGGGTATTTTACCCGGTTTCGTTACTTTGGGTTTGTAGAAAGTCTAGTTTTATAGTTTAGGATTGAAAATCGAACTTACGAACTTTTATGATAGTTCGAAGGTGTAAAATAGACTTCTCCCTTATTTTATCAATCTAAGATACTTTGCACTAACTTGCACCAATGTTTGTCGTGTGCTAGAAGTCTACTAGATTCGACAAAGTCTTACTAAcatatatctgaaaataattCTCTGATTTAGTTTAATAAAAAACAGCTCTGTGCCTTGATTTCTCTAAATATCCAGCAAGGAGAAATATATGCGTAATTAGTGTCATTGTTCCCTCCTTACTCTGTGCCAAAAATGAATGGTATCTTCAATCTTCAGCAGTGCAGATCAAATAAAGTGTACAGATTggtaaatttgaactaaataaCATGGAAGATGGAATTCTCCCATCTTCTAGCTTTTATATATACAATCTCCTACAGtacttttcttccaaaattacTGATGTCCTCAGACTTGTACAAGGCTGGAGAAATTGCAACATTCAGGTCCAAATCAAGCATATAAATATTCAGAACTTAAATGAAAATTACGAAACACAtggaaaggaaaagagaaagctAGCGCCGCCTGAAAGAACAAATCTTCGATCCGTCTCAGGCGGTCATCATGCCTCCTGGaattccaccaccaccacggccTTCTCCTTGCCACCCCCGGTGCGGAGCATCCGCCGCACCGCCGCGATGAGCCGCTCGGCCGCGGCCGGCGTCCGGCGCCAGCCGAGCGACCGGCAGAAGGCGGCGTGCCTCGCGATTGCCgcctccagctccagctccgaCCCGCCTCCggcagcgacctcctcgcccacGGCGTCGCCGCAGAGCCCGCACAGCCACCGCCCGCCGTACCTCGCGCGCACGCCGGCCGCGTACGCCGGCGTGCACTCCTCCCTCAGCCCGCAGCACGCGCACACCTCCCACTCCTCGAGCTCCGCCGCCGCGATGGCCGGCGTCACCTCTTGCCCTGCCGCTGCCGCGGACATGTGGAGAAGGCCAAAGATCCGATAAAAGATGCTGGAGTACTTGGTTGGTGCCTTGGTGGAAGGAAAGGGGCCGGACTCAAAACTTTTTGTTCTGCGAGCCTGAATCTGGTAAATGAGGGAGAGGGCAGGCGTTATTCGCCagcagagagggagaaagggaggagTGGTGCATGCAGCGGTGGTTCGTCCATGGAGGTTGAGCGCAGTGGAGCTCCGATTGGTGAAGCAGCTTGCTCTGTGGGTGTGCGGCTTTTGTATTCGACGAGCACGAGCTGGAGCCTGCAATGGGGGAGTTAGTGACTAAGATTATCTTCAATGATTCTCTTACGTTATATtccttttataaaaatatttttatttttttttagcgTTCTAACCATTTtactttacaattttttaaaaatatttgtaaagtcattctttttattttatgatTCTCTTTCATTTTCTGAATCAAAAACtatcaaaaatgaaaaaataaaagaacaaaaattaaaaaaagaaattagtaaaaaaataaaataaagtgaaaaTAGTTTGGGATGGCCTCACTAGGGCAGCGTCAGTTAAAATGGCGGGAGCAGCAAGGTGTGAGGTGGGGCCCTCAGGCAAATCATTGAGGTGGGAGCAGGGGATTTGCTTGCGGGCTTTGATGAGGCGAGTTAGAAACTGTGGCTGCTGAGCTGGCGGTGACAGCGATGCATAATAGGATGATTAGGACCTTATGCTTGATaggtagatgatgatgatgatgatgcaagtCTCCAAATTTCACACTAAGCATCGATGTTTCAACAATGATGTGGTCTAGCTGGCTAGCTTCTGCAAGGACGGTTTGCCAGCTCATTTGACGTCGTATTAGTCTATCGAGAGTTAATATCTAATAATAATTTTAGTGTATTGGTTGATGGTTGTGTGAACGAAGTTTAAGatgtgtgtttgtgatgaactcaaaaaTATCAAGATTATTTACATACAAGCCTCTCTAATGATAACAGCCTTACGTCgtatgtattttattatcatCATTTGTTAACTTGTTACATATAAGTTTTCTTGACTTCTCTTTCTCCGTTCCCCTATAAAGTGGGtcctcctccttttatatactagagagaatgagaacttacaagtgaatCTCATTTAGTAGATCTATGTCTGAttagatattctactcttagatcatcattacggagAACTAGGTGATCCAAACTTACTCTGAGAGCTTCGTGTGTCCGTCCCATCCGTGGAACGCCTCTCTTTGTGGACTTCGAACACCTGGCATGTCCCATCACCATGTGCCGCAAGATTGTTTGTTAAACCATCCCATCCCTACACTCTGTAAGTCTACATGTAAAATTGTCCACTTATCTGGTCATCCTGCAGGCCCTGCCATGTCCGTCATGCGACACCATATCGATCCTCAAAGCTTCATCCTATAATATTTAATGCAACGAGATAGTACAATACCTAACTACGTCGACTATGACTCTGTTCACCGAATGGAGTGACTTAGAAAGGAAAATATTAGAGTACATaacaataaatacgattagattAGACAGGTTAGGTAGACACTGATCCTATGACCAATAAAAACTAGTCGTAGAATCGCATAATATCATAGGAGGCTGATCACGAGATCATATAATATCAAAAAAGTCTAGTCGAGATCATATAATATCAAAAAAGACTAGTCGCACAAGCCTTATCTGGTAGTGTAAGTTTCCACTGATTGTGTAATAGGTCATAGGTTAGAAAGTATCTCCTATCAGCTACCATATATTTACTTCGACAAGTGCAAAATTTCAATGGTGCCTAAACGCTAGAGGTATTAGGAAATCGTTATAGAGGCGAAAGTGGTTGTTTACACCCTATTATTGTACTACTGGGacattttctttaaaaaaaaaatatgttgtgaAATTGGCACCTTATCATGCCCGTGAACCATGACCCAAGTAAGATAGACATTTAGAGGGAGCTAACTGTTTCTTCTGTTTCAAGAAGATGTGTTCTTCTTTTATCCATAACCCAAAAAATAAAAGGAGGGGCTCCCACGTGTGCCAACGCGTGCCGGGGTTTGGGGAGGTGGGGGTTTGGGGCGCTCACAACCCCCGGTTGAATCCGCTCCTGCCTGTGAACTAGATCATAAGAAGTTTTAGTTGGTGAATTTTTCTGTGTACACTTTGACAGGTACTTCAGTGGGGATCTACGGTGGGAACACCAGctggaagagaaagaaaaaaatccgTTGctgatattttaaaattttattccTCATAACACTAGAACaccatattatatttttttcatctataaccgttactctattttctactttttattattctccttcttttttcaaactaaaaaaattctctATAAATAGTGTTGTGAGCAGTCTCTTTCGTTCGCATATTTACCGTTAGCCATTCCTCATTTTGCAGCAGCTCCATCACTGTAGAGGTGGAAACCGACTATGCTATTGTGCATTTACGGCCAGCTAGTGTCTGTGTACTGTGCTACTTGTACTGTAGCACGAGAAACGGACTTCGCTGAAGTCAGTCTGAGTGACTCTGGAGTCTGGATCTATCATTGCAACATTCACAGTAAAGGTACCAAGATTACCCTACTATGATCTGCCACTGCGACATTCACGATAAAAGTATCAGATTATTCGGCCTCTCACACCCAGAAGAGAGCGCAACAGTTgctaggaaaaaaaatcacattttGTAGCCATGGCACCCCTTCGACCGGACCCATGAGTCGGTTTCAGTAGCTTCAACAACCCGGCTCGTGGTCCCATGTCCATCATCACATCATGGATGATCACGAGACACCATTTTTCGTGCGACCATACGTTGTGGAAAACATTTTATCTCTCATTTTAGATCAAGATTATCAATTAAAAAGGTGAATATGTGTCTTATAATTTtttcgaaatagatgatctACTCATTTACCATCCAACACAAGCGAAAGCAAATAGAGAAAAACAAAGAGAAGACTCATAAACTTATGGCTACATAGATGAGATACGAACATGAAGTTTTATTTATGACTATTCCATGATCATAACCACCAAAAGCTCATAACTTGGAGCAAAACTCAAGAAAATGATCTCCGAGTGAAGAAACTCTACAAGTTGATGACTTAAAGATAAGTGAGTATGAGATCCAAACTTGTACTATTGTATGCACATTTTATATCCTtaacaacaagaaaaaaaacttcacaagagtgaaaaatcgcagctcaaagaaaaaaaatgaaaatcaacaagaaaatagaaaaacttgtACGAAAGGCAAGGAACCAAAAGCATAAGACTAGAAAGAAATGAACACGAGCATATGCAAGACAATAATCTTCATTAAGCACATAAGTCAGTCCTATTTTTaatagattataaagatttttctctcacaaaagttCTAATTTATTATAAAAGCTAAGCATATCATCTCCTCTTCTTCAAAACATATCACTATGCTCTCAAATGGCTAGATTCAAGCTCTTACATAGCTTTACCTCTCAATTTATAGCCCCTGAGAGCTTCTTTGAgtttaagttttcttgttcccaaaatatctTTTACGAGTAGTGCACTCTTACATATCATCAAAGCATTTTAGTCCAGATTTCGCTCCTTCCATCGAATGGCCATGACTTCTTCACAATTTAGCTTCACCTTAacgtaagcttcgcgatgatgccacttGACCCTTTAGTTCTTCTGTGATTTTATAGCCAAACCACGAAACTctagcacgtttctcaaagcatgactagctacacttgctttgcctcaagcaagcgcttcgatatcGACACGTGTCCCTCATCTTATGATCTCGGCCGCTGACGAGTCTCTCGCTCCCGATCCATCGAGCCATCTTGTTACTTGCACTGTCATCCTCTTTGCTTCACTTTGTCACACTTTATCTTCATCCTTCATCCTCTCTATACTCTGCTTGAACTCCACATGTAccgctagaatcacccttgacttcgtctGGTTTCCTTTATCGTCTGGCACGAAGCACCTgcttggccccaatcatctcGGCATCGATCATTAAGTTACATCTATCACCtacacaccttgaaacaagcaaacatatatctctaaATTCTAATGATATCTCTAGTTAGCCCATAACATAAATCCTCACTTCAGAACTCATTCTGCAGAAAGAGTGAGCACTAGATGTTTCGATGTATTCACTTgagcaccggaacatccggtgagaGTGTTTTCATTCAATGCACTGAAAAATGCTCCCTGCAAGAATTGGTTCGGTGTGAAGCTCCGGTGCTCACTTTcctatcaccagaccatccgacgccTCTATCTCCGTTAGACTCTCCTGCGatctttttgcaaaaattagtcTAGTGTATTATTCAGTGTTCACAAACTCacacaccgaactatccagcgGTTATTTCATATTTGGCACCAAACtttgaatttcaaattttgccacgtactggaaaatactctggtgctatCAGTattttatcaccggatcatctagtgagatctTTCACTTTTCACTGAAAATTTCTTCTTTGCAGGAAATGGTCTGATGCTCTCTAAGTTCATCGCCGGACAATATAGTGCCTTAATATTCATTTTTGCTTGAGTATAGAATTGTTCCGGCGTCAGCTTCAGCAccacactggactatctggtaaAGCTAACTTTCTATACACCGGATATTCCAATGAGTTCATTTTCTGAACCAAGATAgaaactccaactccaacttgaattatctataaaaaaaaatcacacacaAATAAATTTGTGTCAAccaagttcaattcaaatccaacGTTATCAATGATTCATCTCAACTTAATTTCTCACGTTCCTATACTGACAAAAAAATTAGACATGTGTAATATTCAAACTTTCAAACAAATTTATTGGGTGTAAGTTTCAATATTTTTTCGAAATCTTTTGATGCATGCAATCTAATTGTTTTTTTCCACCGTTAATGAGTGATTTTGTTTATTTGTTATTTTAGTTTATAATTATTGACTCAAATGATCCTATATTTTATTAACATTAGTGATATCATAATTAAATGGTAATTTTTTTGACAAATCATCAAAATGTCTAAAATGCGCACCCCACCGTGATTACAGGCACGAAAGACACAGCCGCCACAGAAAATCAATGCGGGCTAAGGGCGAAAGCAACAGATGAAGTGTCAACGTGTGGATGCAATCCGCCTTCTCACTCACTCCACGCACACGCCGCTCTTCGCAGCGCCGCCGAGcgcagcgccgccgcccgctCCCTCTTTGTTTCTCTCTATCTCGGCCGGATCCTCCGCCCTctgccgccgcagcagcgcCAGTCCTCTCTCGGTCTAGCGGGGTAGAGATCCGTCCGGGCGCTGGTGAAAAGAACTCGTCTTTGCTTTGGTAAATAATCGTGCCGTAGCTTCCTCGGATGGATTCCCTTGTTGGAAGAGTGCGCTCTGTTCGCAATCGTTCAGTTAGCTGTGGATTCGTGTGCTGCGTAGTGCCCTGCTAATCCAGTCCATCAATTCATTATTTTATtaggttcttgttcttcttcttgagcgcGCAAGATCGACATGAGTTGACGCCGTAGGATTTCGTGCTATCTTGGTATCTAATTTAAGGTGCGGGTGCAGTTTGTTTTCCTAAATTTTGTGGGGCACGTGAAGTCCGCCCTTGCTTCGGGAGGGGGGTTTTGTTGGGTCTCACCTGAGCTGGTTTTTATATAGTAAAGAATGCCGATTTTAGATGTTCCGTTGTCTTCAGAATTTCTAATTCGTTATGTAATTCTGCTTCTGGATGGTTAATGGACATAATTTTTGGTGTAAAGCCCATTTCTGTTTGACGTGGGGCCTTTTTCTTCCATTCCTATCCCCAATTCTTCTTGATAATTTGGGTTTATGGCTCATGTGACAGTTACTTCCTTTGACTTGATTGTTTACTCTTGCTGAAGGATGCAGTATCCATGGTAGCATGACCTCGAGAAGTCAGTGATCTTGAGTTTTCTTTGTCATAATTTGGTTTATAAGTTAGTCTGCTTGGATGTATTGTGGCAAGGCCATTTGTTCATTCTTTGTTACAGTTTGTGCTTCTGTTAAATTTCCGTATGCAGAGATCTAACGTTTACTACCTTGCACAATTATATCTTATAGGCCTACGGACAATCTCTCTAGAAAACTTATACCCCTTGGTGTGCAGTACTCTTCGTATCAATCTTACAGTTCTTGAGAAGTGATACATCTGCTCATCAGCAATATGTCCATAGAAGGGAGGAAATTGAGTGTGATAAACAAGAGCACTGCATTAAATCCCAATGCAGAAGAATTTGTTCCTTCATCCCTTAGATCTGTCAATGATGCCTCCATGAGATCAGATGCAACTATGGTCGTTGTCTCAGGACCATCCAAAGAAACTAGCAGAGACCAGCCAGAGTCCATTATACGGAGTAATTCTGATGAAGAAGCACACCAATATTGGCAACAACAGCTCCCAGATGACATCACCCCTGATTTCAAAGTCCTGGGACAAGATGAGACCCCAGATCCTGACAGTCTGTCGCTCACAGGCCTGTCCATAAATGATGGCATTGGCGCGTCAATATTTTCTCCAAACCAGACACTGAGCATGCAGCACCGTGCTTCTCTTATCAGGGACAAACTGAGTACACGTCCAAAGATTGAATTTACTGGCCCAACTTATATAGATGAAAGGTCACAAGCTACAATTATGAGTCCAACTGCCAGTTCCCTGAGTCCAACTGCTGCTCCATGGGTAAAGACAGTAAGGAATGGGGGACAGTACAGCACAAACAGAAGGGATGTCGGTCACTGCAATAGAGATTCTAGCATTGGTATGGTAATGATTTGTGAATTTTCTTTCATGAAGGTGGTCCTATGAACCTAAGATTTTTCCTTACAATTTCAGGAGCTTCATTGCACAACCTTACTAATTCTTATCATGGTAGCAGGCGCAGCTTAAGCTCAACTACGGATATGATGAGTCAACTGGAGGTCTGTCTTTAAGTGTCTTCAGTTATCCACTGTGCTGTTCATctcaagtttttcttttcagaAGTTGCATACCTTTTATTCAGCAACAGTCATATTGTCGACAACTTAACTATCAATGCGAAAATCAGCTTAAAGAGCTGCTATACACCTAATCTAACAGTCTCACTAAGCAATGCTATCTTGGATGATTGGATCTGACTTTTTAAAACAACACTTacatttttattaaatattccAAGAAtactataaaatataaattgtttcCTTATAGAGCAGATCGATCACAGAAATTGACTGATAGCTCATATCATACTTTTGGATCTATGTTTAGGTGTAAACACTAGTAGTTCGAATGTATCAAATTGGTTATACCCTAGAAGGCACTGAATATCtttatgtttttttccttttcagattAATCTCTTCACAATGACTCCATATAATAATGAACCGATTCTTTCTTTGACTACCTACTGCTAACAAAATTGCTTTTGGACATGCTTCATGGAAATGGTTATATCTGTGTTTACCTGCATGAAATCTCATTCAAATATTTTCTTAGTATTGTTGTATGTTTGATAGCAGAATAAAGTTGATGGACGACTCAGTCAGAACCTCAGGTCACTGTCATTTGGATATTCAAGTCCTCCGTCTGCAGCATCATATTCCCAAAATGGTCTTGTGAACTATAGTAAAGAAGCTTTTGGTCTGCCAAACAGTCCATATAGATCTCATTCAGCTATACTCGCAGACGATATTGTTTCACCTTCAACTGGACGTGAACATTTATCTCTGGATGCCCCTAGAGGAAGGTACAAGAATTTGCCTGTTTCTGGTCTTGGTTCAAGCAGAGGTTCTCAGCTTTTGGTTGGCTCGTATAATGGACATCACGATATGATCTCAACCAGTACCTTACAAAACATAGCTGGGATTCAGACAGGACCAGCTTGGCTTGAAAGTGATGCTGCGGGTAGTGTTCTCGAATTACAATATGCTTTTTTTATGAACTGTTAGCAATTGTATGTGGCATGCCTATTTGTCTTATGGTTTAAATTTGTTTGTGATGACAGCAAACCCATATTTAGAATCAAAGGATGAAGTTCATGACTTTGCAAGCCCGCGGCATGCATTTCTTGAACAGGTATATATGCCACTTTGAGATACTAAACTATTAGActatttcaagaaaaaaatagcgTGCATGCTGTTTTTAATATCACCTCTTTGTAGCTTTATGAGGGTGCATCTGATCATCTTATGTCAATAGGAGCAAGCATTGTAAATTACTGAATAAATAGAAGTTGGCAGTCATCCTGCATACTGTTTAACATTGCAATTTTAATTGCTTTGGTATATCACTCTTTCTCAGTTCAATTATGACCAGACTTCTTTGTCTCAGAAACAGAATTCGTTGTTCTACTGCTGAAAAAGGTGATACTTGTTACCACATAGTAAAATTAGGAAATTGCAGGAAAACTAGAGCTGAATAGTTTGTTCATGGTAGGTAGAACAAATCTTGTATTGCTTCACTTTTTTATTAGAAATATGATCACCTTGGGTCCTGTGCGTTAGACAATATAAGAGTACTTGGCAATGTGATCTGGAGGTCTTTTTATTGACTGATTTGGTAtggatatttgttttttttcttgatagtgattttttttttctctcgaacgCGCAGGAGAACTGCgtgtcatttcattaaagaagaagaataaaattacaaatacaaatacaaagcCAAAACAGCCaatcaaaaacaaacaaacgcACCACTCACAAAGAAAGAACGACCCTAACAAACCCCAGAAAGGGTCCTAGGCTACCCAGCCAACAAGCTTTGGAGCCCTGCCGCTCCGGCCATGCACCACATCGCCCCCTCATCAGCAATCAACCTCAAAAGCCCTGCCAGATTAGGCGAGTCCCCATTGAAAACACAAGCATTGCGATGCTTCCAAATCTCTCAAGCAACAAGGATGATGAGGGTATTAAGAccctttcttttttgcttgtCGACCATCTTGAGCGCTCGGCCCCACCAATTAGAAAAAGAAGCCAAACCAGGCTGAGGTGAGATGGATTGCATCCCCACCTTCGCAAGAACAACAGCCCAGACCTGTCGAGCAAACACACAAGAGACCAACAGGTGATGGATGGTTTCACTACTTTGATCACAAAGAGGACAGGCTGCTGGATGAGGGAGCCCTCTCTTAGCCAATCTGTCCGCCGTCCAACAACGACCCAAAATGGCCAGCCACACAAAGAAACGACAGCGAAGCGGCGCCCAGGTCTTCCAAACGCGCTTCCAAGGCGCAAACCGGATGGATCCAACAAAAAAAGCGCCGTATGCAGACTTACTCGAATAGTCTCCAGATTCAGCAAATCTCCAAACATGATGGTCCTGAACACCCTGATGGAGTTCAAAGTCCTCCAATAAAACCCAAAGTTGCAGATATTCACTAATAGCCTGCACAGAAAGCGCGCCTTTGATATCGGCCACCCAATGTCGATTCTCTAGTGCTTGCTGAACTGTTCTTTGGTTGATTACTCGCCGGGGCACCAAGGTAACAAGGTGAGGAGCCACCTCAGCCACGGAACGGCCATGAAGCCAGCGCTCAGTCCAAAATTTTGTGTTACCCCCGTCTCCAACCACAGTGCTAACCGCTATAGAGAACAAGGCCTTAacatttggatgcacctggATCTGCAACCCAGCCCAAGGCCTTGTCGAGTCAGTCTTCTGCAACCACAACCACCTCATCCGAAGAGCCCAACCAAAAGTCGACAGATCGTGAATACCCAGCCCTCCAAATTGGAAAGGCCGACACACCCGAGGCCAAGAAACCAAGCAGTTGCCGCCATTAGCTTGATCTCTTCCTTTCCAAAGAAACCCCCTTCTGCGCTTATCAATCTCCTTAAGTGCCCACTT
The nucleotide sequence above comes from Phragmites australis chromosome 4, lpPhrAust1.1, whole genome shotgun sequence. Encoded proteins:
- the LOC133916773 gene encoding polyadenylate-binding protein-interacting protein 7-like isoform X2, encoding MSIEGRKLSVINKSTALNPNAEEFVPSSLRSVNDASMRSDATMVVVSGPSKETSRDQPESIIRSNSDEEAHQYWQQQLPDDITPDFKVLGQDETPDPDSLSLTGLSINDGIGASIFSPNQTLSMQHRASLIRDKLSTRPKIEFTGPTYIDERSQATIMSPTASSLSPTAAPWVKTVRNGGQYSTNRRDVGHCNRDSSIGASLHNLTNSYHGSRRSLSSTTDMMSQLEQNKVDGRLSQNLRSLSFGYSSPPSAASYSQNGLVNYSKEAFGLPNSPYRSHSAILADDIVSPSTGREHLSLDAPRGRYKNLPVSGLGSSRGSQLLVGSYNGHHDMISTSTLQNIAGIQTGPAWLESDAAANPYLESKDEVHDFASPRHAFLEQDRQAFLTGNNPLTKDLTLKELYNMQSRLNQEKVKETTYRQRFQMPELQGLIQEQNPPIDLCGLHISEAIHVLNYELNNRRKIARATGCRLHVIIVSSTRTPARLTAAVEQYLMEHGLQYTQAQPGLFRVLLQ
- the LOC133916773 gene encoding polyadenylate-binding protein-interacting protein 7-like isoform X4 — protein: MSIEGRKLSVINKSTALNPNAEEFVPSSLRSVNDASMRSDATMVVVSGPSKETSRDQPESIIRSNSDEEAHQYWQQQLPDDITPDFKVLGQDETPDPDSLSLTGLSINDGIGASIFSPNQTLSMQHRASLIRDKLSTRPKIEFTGPTYIDERSQATIMSPTASSLSPTAAPWVKTVRNGGQYSTNRRDVGHCNRDSSIGASLHNLTNSYHGSRRSLSSTTDMMSQLENKVDGRLSQNLRSLSFGYSSPPSAASYSQNGLVNYSKEAFGLPNSPYRSHSAILADDIVSPSTGREHLSLDAPRGRYKNLPVSGLGSSRGSQLLVGSYNGHHDMISTSTLQNIAGIQTGPAWLESDAAANPYLESKDEVHDFASPRHAFLEQDRQAFLTGNNPLTKDLTLKELYNMQSRLNQEKVKETTYRQRFQMPELQGLIQEQNPPIDLCGLHISEAIHVLNYELNNRRKIARATGCRLHVIIVSSTRTPARLTAAVEQYLMEHGLQYTQAQPGLFRVLLQ
- the LOC133914849 gene encoding uncharacterized protein LOC133914849, which encodes MELLQNEEWLTSLTPPLQAPARARRIQKPHTHRASCFTNRSSTALNLHGRTTAACTTPPFLPLCWRITPALSLIYQIQARRTKSFESGPFPSTKAPTKYSSIFYRIFGLLHMSAAAAGQEVTPAIAAAELEEWEVCACCGLREECTPAYAAGVRARYGGRWLCGLCGDAVGEEVAAGGGSELELEAAIARHAAFCRSLGWRRTPAAAERLIAAVRRMLRTGGGKEKAVVVVEFQEA
- the LOC133916773 gene encoding polyadenylate-binding protein-interacting protein 7-like isoform X3, producing the protein MSIEGRKLSVINKSTALNPNAEEFVPSSLRSVNDASMRSDATMVVVSGPSKETSRDQPESIIRSNSDEEAHQYWQQQLPDDITPDFKVLGQDETPDPDSLSLTGLSINDGIGASIFSPNQTLSMQHRASLIRDKLSTRPKIEFTGPTYIDERSQATIMSPTASSLSPTAAPWVKTVRNGGQYSTNRRDVGHCNRDSSIGASLHNLTNSYHGSRRSLSSTTDMMSQLENKVDGRLSQNLRSLSFGYSSPPSAASYSQNGLVNYSKEAFGLPNSPYRSHSAILADDIVSPSTGREHLSLDAPRGRYKNLPVSGLGSSRGSQLLVGSYNGHHDMISTSTLQNIAGIQTGPAWLESDAAANPYLESKDEVHDFASPRHAFLEQQDRQAFLTGNNPLTKDLTLKELYNMQSRLNQEKVKETTYRQRFQMPELQGLIQEQNPPIDLCGLHISEAIHVLNYELNNRRKIARATGCRLHVIIVSSTRTPARLTAAVEQYLMEHGLQYTQAQPGLFRVLLQ
- the LOC133916773 gene encoding polyadenylate-binding protein-interacting protein 7-like isoform X1: MSIEGRKLSVINKSTALNPNAEEFVPSSLRSVNDASMRSDATMVVVSGPSKETSRDQPESIIRSNSDEEAHQYWQQQLPDDITPDFKVLGQDETPDPDSLSLTGLSINDGIGASIFSPNQTLSMQHRASLIRDKLSTRPKIEFTGPTYIDERSQATIMSPTASSLSPTAAPWVKTVRNGGQYSTNRRDVGHCNRDSSIGASLHNLTNSYHGSRRSLSSTTDMMSQLEQNKVDGRLSQNLRSLSFGYSSPPSAASYSQNGLVNYSKEAFGLPNSPYRSHSAILADDIVSPSTGREHLSLDAPRGRYKNLPVSGLGSSRGSQLLVGSYNGHHDMISTSTLQNIAGIQTGPAWLESDAAANPYLESKDEVHDFASPRHAFLEQQDRQAFLTGNNPLTKDLTLKELYNMQSRLNQEKVKETTYRQRFQMPELQGLIQEQNPPIDLCGLHISEAIHVLNYELNNRRKIARATGCRLHVIIVSSTRTPARLTAAVEQYLMEHGLQYTQAQPGLFRVLLQ